One genomic segment of Streptomyces niveus includes these proteins:
- a CDS encoding FAD-dependent monooxygenase produces MEAVEVPVLIVGGGGCGLAASVFLSDHGVDHLLVERHPDTSILPRAHYLNQRTMEIFRQHGLDGEVAERGAPLEKFGKVRWQTTLTGDGPLDARVIHEMDAFGGGALSETYAAAGPATTTKLPQLRLEPVLRRHAEERNPGRVLFGHELTTFTDEGDRVVAEIRDTATGEITEVAARYVIAADGGRTVGAALGVRMRGTPRMVDVTTAYFSADLSEWWHDGTIITWFVNPYRPDLSSTLLEMGPTWGRNCEEWGLHFVLGDTDRSDERAVVARMREVLGLPELDLTLHKLTQWTVEGVLADRYRDGRVLLAGDAAHRQPPTTGLGLNGGIQDVHNLAWKLAAVLTGRADDSLLDTYEAERRPVGRQNVDWGLSTWFHHRVMTDAAIGLGAHIPPENRASAFATFFDPSPVGAAVRARGAEIFGTHRAECQAHDLEIGFVYEEGAVVGDGSQPPPRAPMGDVYHPTTRPGHLLPHAWIEHDGRRLSTHDLTGAATGFALLTGPAGTPWCEAAERIAEKFSIPITVARIGSGAEFTDGDGGWAAVRQITDEGAVLVRPDNHVAWRSIAGSEDPAGVLGDAVSRVLASRSR; encoded by the coding sequence GCACCCGGACACTTCGATATTGCCGAGGGCGCACTACCTCAACCAGCGCACGATGGAGATCTTCCGCCAGCACGGGCTCGACGGGGAGGTGGCCGAACGGGGGGCGCCCCTGGAGAAGTTCGGCAAGGTGCGCTGGCAGACCACGCTCACCGGCGACGGGCCGCTGGACGCGCGGGTGATCCATGAGATGGACGCCTTCGGCGGTGGTGCGCTGAGCGAGACGTACGCGGCGGCGGGCCCCGCAACGACCACCAAACTGCCGCAGCTCCGGCTGGAGCCCGTCCTGCGCCGTCACGCCGAGGAGCGCAATCCCGGGCGCGTCCTGTTCGGCCACGAACTGACCACGTTCACCGACGAAGGTGACCGCGTCGTCGCCGAGATCCGCGACACCGCGACCGGGGAGATCACCGAGGTGGCGGCACGCTATGTGATCGCGGCCGACGGCGGTCGTACGGTCGGCGCCGCTCTCGGTGTCCGGATGCGCGGCACGCCCAGGATGGTCGACGTCACGACCGCGTACTTCTCCGCCGACCTGTCGGAGTGGTGGCACGACGGCACGATCATCACCTGGTTCGTGAACCCCTACCGCCCGGACCTCTCCAGCACCCTGCTGGAGATGGGCCCCACCTGGGGGCGGAACTGCGAGGAATGGGGCCTGCACTTCGTCCTCGGCGACACGGACCGCTCCGACGAGCGGGCGGTCGTCGCCAGGATGCGTGAGGTGCTCGGCCTGCCCGAACTGGACCTGACCCTGCACAAGTTGACCCAATGGACGGTCGAAGGGGTGCTCGCCGATCGCTACCGGGACGGACGGGTTCTGCTGGCCGGGGACGCCGCGCACCGCCAGCCGCCCACCACCGGGCTCGGCCTCAACGGCGGGATCCAGGACGTGCACAACCTCGCGTGGAAGCTGGCCGCGGTGCTCACCGGACGCGCCGACGACAGTCTGCTCGACACCTACGAGGCGGAGCGGCGGCCGGTCGGCAGACAGAACGTCGACTGGGGGCTGTCCACGTGGTTCCACCACAGAGTGATGACCGACGCCGCCATCGGCCTCGGCGCGCACATCCCGCCGGAGAACAGGGCGTCGGCGTTCGCCACGTTCTTCGACCCTTCCCCGGTCGGCGCCGCCGTACGGGCACGGGGGGCGGAGATCTTCGGCACGCACCGCGCCGAATGCCAGGCGCACGACCTGGAGATCGGCTTCGTGTACGAGGAGGGCGCGGTCGTCGGTGACGGCAGCCAGCCGCCACCCCGCGCGCCCATGGGCGATGTGTACCACCCCACGACCCGCCCCGGTCATCTGCTGCCGCACGCCTGGATCGAACACGACGGGCGCCGTCTGTCGACCCACGACCTGACCGGCGCCGCGACCGGCTTCGCGCTGCTCACCGGCCCGGCGGGAACGCCGTGGTGCGAGGCGGCCGAGCGGATCGCGGAGAAGTTCTCGATCCCGATCACCGTGGCCCGCATCGGGAGCGGCGCGGAATTCACCGACGGCGACGGGGGATGGGCGGCGGTCCGGCAGATCACCGACGAGGGGGCCGTACTGGTGCGCCCCGACAACCACGTGGCATGGCGCAGCATCGCCGGCAGCGAGGACCCGGCGGGTGTCCTGGGCGACGCGGTCTCCCGCGTCCTCGCGAGCCGGTCCCGCTGA